The region atatatatatatatatatatatatatatatatatatatatatatatatatatatatatatatatatagatctatAGTTTGTTGTCTTTGGGAAGAGCGGAAGGAAAAAAGTGATTCTTACCCCAACACATACGtcacttttaattacttttgactTTCGTCCAACATTTGCGCATTGGACGAAAGTAAAAaccattaatttaattacaaataaatcattttttaaaaaaaccacaaaaacgcAAATTTAATTGACCagaacattctgaatgtttttaacaatataaacaatgtttttatttttattttttttaataaaatgtttttatttttaattttttttaataaaatgcttttattttcattttttttactgtaaatcatgcgcggagtgttgctatatcaactatcttatagcctgactcgcaagggagtgctgctacatcgactgacaaatagcctgactcgcaagggagtgctgctacaccgactgacaaatagcctgacccGCAAGGGGGTGCTGCTACATCTACTATCTTTTAGCCTGAcccgcaagggagtgctgctacatcgactgagggtttggttggggcaggcagtctatcaattaataataaaaaaaaattccggtcttgcattttattttttactttttgtcaacaaaatatggaaaaaactttCGGACAACATCTAAGGGTtctatacatattatatatatatatatatttatatatatatatatatatatatatatatatatatatacacatatatatatatatatatatatatatatatatattaggggtattcaaaaaaagtgaattttcaAATCTAAAAAACCATACCCCCTAAATTTGgggcaaatatataaaaaatgagccTCACAAAGTTTGAGCGCTGTCCGTTCACTTTTGACCCCCCCTCAAGCTAATAATTTAGGGGAAAATTGACCGAAAAGTGGTCGTTTTCGGGCGTCTTGAGGGAggggcaattttttttttaattcaaattttttttttctgctatatatatataggcctatatttttgtttaaaaatatatggttTTTTCCTTACTTCTCAAAAGTCTATGTTTGGTGATATTGAAAATCATGAAAactggtattttttaaaatatattttctgttaTGCCTaatgttatatacatatattttcgTGTAAATTCTGAtagtttaaaactttgaatttttctaataaatacagaTTAGTACAtacaataaacattaaaaatgagtGAAGCACAACTTAGGTCAATGAAAAaggaactttttattataaaagaggCAAAACCAGCTATATCaggtataaacatttttattaatattggaATTATAATGAGTCATTAgttgctaaaaaatttattttatttataaaatataaatttttctaattagaTATACAACTTCCAACAGGCTTGGATATACttcaacatttaatatataaccaACAATGTCGATCTGTATCAATATCAAGTATTATTGCTTGTccccctaaaaaaaaattttctagatgTTCGGAGAGTTGTTGTGAATGTATTTTGTCTAAAATCAAGAGACCCTGGATTAAAGCTGGATTTGATGTGTTAACTGAtttaagtttagttaaaaaactttttaaattgcataAGTCCTATtccaacttgaaaaaaaatgcaaaaagggGAAATAGTGGTGATTTGGCTAAACAAAACGAGTTTgagattgaaataaaaaaacttttttgggcTGGTAATTCTAATCTCAAAGACACAAtcagtaaagataaaaaaagatcacTAAAAGACAAGATTGAAGATCTAAAATTTCTTGAAGATCAGGAAAATGAAAGAAAGTTTGTTATTGGTTCAGAGgatattaaatatagaaaaaaggtattcaatacttttaattaattactttagcTCTTTCTCAAGCTCTGTTAATTCTTTTTtccactaattttaaaattaaaaactaaaactacaTTTCTTCTGTTAATTAGGCAAAAGAAAGCATCAGGAAGAAAAATCGTTTACAGCCTAAGATTTTGAGAGATGATGTACCCAACGTTGAACTTATAGACACAATTCTAAGCGATGATTCTTCAATTGAATCTGATTTCAAGCCAGGTGATTGGTATCATATAGAAGTCTCTGAAAACCCAGACACAGTAATTGCAAAAATTCCAAAAGATGTTTTTGCTGGTAATGTTTCGCTTACTGCTACAGCCTGTGATATATCACCAAATGTTTTACAGAAGGTAACAAATGCAATTCTATATCAATCAGGTGTTGAtcttaaagaagttaaaagcaGTCAATCTACCGCatatagaaaaatgaaaaaagaaaatgaaaacatggcaaaaatttcaaaagaagaTGTTAAAGCAGCCATAGACGCATCTCCATATCCATGTATAATTCATTTTGATGGGAAGACCTTGTTTGAGCTAAACAAAGGAAAA is a window of Hydra vulgaris chromosome 15, alternate assembly HydraT2T_AEP DNA encoding:
- the LOC136091613 gene encoding uncharacterized protein LOC136091613 is translated as MSEAQLRSMKKELFIIKEAKPAISDIQLPTGLDILQHLIYNQQCRSVSISSIIACPPKKKFSRCSESCCECILSKIKRPWIKAGFDVLTDLSLVKKLFKLHKSYSNLKKNAKRGNSGDLAKQNEFEIEIKKLFWAGNSNLKDTISKDKKRSLKDKIEDLKFLEDQENERKFVIGSEDIKYRKKAKESIRKKNRLQPKILRDDVPNVELIDTILSDDSSIESDFKPGDWYHIEVSENPDTVIAKIPKDVFAGNVSLTATACDISPNVLQKVTNAILYQSGVDLKEVKSSQSTAYRKMKKENENMAKISKEDVKAAIDASPYPCIIHFDGKTLFELNKGKMLKRDRMAVLVNINGQTYLLGVPPLATSTGEDQFLGVMNLIKEYQLMSKT